One Pygocentrus nattereri isolate fPygNat1 chromosome 12, fPygNat1.pri, whole genome shotgun sequence DNA window includes the following coding sequences:
- the LOC108415496 gene encoding CMRF35-like molecule 8 isoform X1, producing the protein MKVLLLILTLYLTSGPVDCAEVTGYTGGRVLINCKYGHTRYMNHTKYFCKISRGKCTDKILSKTQNTSDHERRVFFVNETLAGIFSVLIKNVSLQDGGTYRCGVEDPAVKPTDVTLQVKEDPCCGKTLTQEAHPGDTVTFTCEYPQESKYLSKYVYKATDHNYSVVIYTLGLSTQNGRFSLFDYQEENLFNVSISDVTEEDGGVYLCGVQGRKQGDLNPYYSLFNEIQLQVTASGASGKNQIHTYIHTCTSSSVYCFISPTVSPASSITTIIIVGVCVALLLIGGSALIVYKLTHKKTRDSASSSSNRRNTVNSDDVPHTPFYEEIPDTRATSTVYATTQDPGPHTAANRSAHPPTAPPVKDIYPMAQLSHPAAESSAEYATVDLTT; encoded by the exons ATGAAGGTCCTGCTCCTCATCCTCACCCTCTACCTCACCTCAG GTCCAGTGGACTGTGCTGAAGTGACCGGGTACACAGGAGGACGTGTCCTCATCAACTGCAAATATGGTCACACGAGATACATGAATCACACAAAGTACTTCTGCAAGATAAGCCGAGGCAAATGCACTGACAAGATTCTTTCAAAGACGCAGAACACAAGCGACCATGAAAGAAGAGTCTTCTTTGTCAATGAAACTCTGGCTGGAATTTTCAGTGTGCTCATTAAAAACGTCAGTCTGCAGGATGGTGGGACCTACAGGTGTGGAGTAGAAGACCCAGCAGTAAAGCCTACAGACGTGACACTGCAAGTGAAAGAAG ATCCTTGTTGTGGAAAGACGCTCACACAGGAAGCTCATCCAGGAGATACGGTTACCTTTACTTGTGAATATCCACAGGAGTCTAAATATCTCTCCAAATACGTGTACAAAGCTACTGATCACAACTATAGTGTGGTCATATATACTCTTGGACTATCAACACAAAATGGGAGGTTTTCTCTTTTTGACTATCAAGAAGAAAACCTCTTCAACGTGAGCATCAGTGACGtgactgaagaggatggaggagtttaCCTGTGTGGAGTTCAGGGACGAAAGCAAGGAGATCTGAACCCTTACTACTCTCTCTTCAATGAAATACAGCTTCAGGTTACAG CATCTGGAGCATCTGGTAAGAACCaaattcatacatacatacatacctgCACCTCATCTTCTGTGTATTGTTTCATCTCTCCAACTGTATCTCCAGCTTCctccatcaccaccatcatcattgtgggtgtctgtgtggctctgcTGCTGATTGGAGGATCAGCACTGATCGTCTACAAACTGACACATAAAAAGACACGAG ACTCGGCCTCCTCTTCATCAAACAGAAGAAACACAGTAAACAGCGATGAt GTTCCTCACACTCCCTTTTACGAGGAGATTCCAGACACTCGGGCAACCAGTACAGTTTATGCCACCACTCAGGATCCAGGTCCTCACACTGCTGCTAATAGAAGTGCACACCCACCCACAGCCCCCCCAGTCAAGGATATATACCCCATGGCACAACTGTCCCACCCTGCAGCCGAATCTTCTGCAGAATATGCCACTGTGGACCTCACTACATGA
- the LOC108415496 gene encoding polymeric immunoglobulin receptor-like isoform X2, with the protein MKVLLLILTLYLTSGPVDCAEVTGYTGGRVLINCKYGHTRYMNHTKYFCKISRGKCTDKILSKTQNTSDHERRVFFVNETLAGIFSVLIKNVSLQDGGTYRCGVEDPAVKPTDVTLQVKEDPCCGKTLTQEAHPGDTVTFTCEYPQESKYLSKYVYKATDHNYSVVIYTLGLSTQNGRFSLFDYQEENLFNVSISDVTEEDGGVYLCGVQGRKQGDLNPYYSLFNEIQLQVTASGASASSITTIIIVGVCVALLLIGGSALIVYKLTHKKTRDSASSSSNRRNTVNSDDVPHTPFYEEIPDTRATSTVYATTQDPGPHTAANRSAHPPTAPPVKDIYPMAQLSHPAAESSAEYATVDLTT; encoded by the exons ATGAAGGTCCTGCTCCTCATCCTCACCCTCTACCTCACCTCAG GTCCAGTGGACTGTGCTGAAGTGACCGGGTACACAGGAGGACGTGTCCTCATCAACTGCAAATATGGTCACACGAGATACATGAATCACACAAAGTACTTCTGCAAGATAAGCCGAGGCAAATGCACTGACAAGATTCTTTCAAAGACGCAGAACACAAGCGACCATGAAAGAAGAGTCTTCTTTGTCAATGAAACTCTGGCTGGAATTTTCAGTGTGCTCATTAAAAACGTCAGTCTGCAGGATGGTGGGACCTACAGGTGTGGAGTAGAAGACCCAGCAGTAAAGCCTACAGACGTGACACTGCAAGTGAAAGAAG ATCCTTGTTGTGGAAAGACGCTCACACAGGAAGCTCATCCAGGAGATACGGTTACCTTTACTTGTGAATATCCACAGGAGTCTAAATATCTCTCCAAATACGTGTACAAAGCTACTGATCACAACTATAGTGTGGTCATATATACTCTTGGACTATCAACACAAAATGGGAGGTTTTCTCTTTTTGACTATCAAGAAGAAAACCTCTTCAACGTGAGCATCAGTGACGtgactgaagaggatggaggagtttaCCTGTGTGGAGTTCAGGGACGAAAGCAAGGAGATCTGAACCCTTACTACTCTCTCTTCAATGAAATACAGCTTCAGGTTACAG CATCTGGAGCATCTG CTTCctccatcaccaccatcatcattgtgggtgtctgtgtggctctgcTGCTGATTGGAGGATCAGCACTGATCGTCTACAAACTGACACATAAAAAGACACGAG ACTCGGCCTCCTCTTCATCAAACAGAAGAAACACAGTAAACAGCGATGAt GTTCCTCACACTCCCTTTTACGAGGAGATTCCAGACACTCGGGCAACCAGTACAGTTTATGCCACCACTCAGGATCCAGGTCCTCACACTGCTGCTAATAGAAGTGCACACCCACCCACAGCCCCCCCAGTCAAGGATATATACCCCATGGCACAACTGTCCCACCCTGCAGCCGAATCTTCTGCAGAATATGCCACTGTGGACCTCACTACATGA
- the LOC108415496 gene encoding polymeric immunoglobulin receptor-like isoform X3, producing MKVLLLILTLYLTSGPVDCAEVTGYTGGRVLINCKYGHTRYMNHTKYFCKISRGKCTDKILSKTQNTSDHERRVFFVNETLAGIFSVLIKNVSLQDGGTYRCGVEDPAVKPTDVTLQVKEDPCCGKTLTQEAHPGDTVTFTCEYPQESKYLSKYVYKATDHNYSVVIYTLGLSTQNGRFSLFDYQEENLFNVSISDVTEEDGGVYLCGVQGRKQGDLNPYYSLFNEIQLQVTASSITTIIIVGVCVALLLIGGSALIVYKLTHKKTRDSASSSSNRRNTVNSDDVPHTPFYEEIPDTRATSTVYATTQDPGPHTAANRSAHPPTAPPVKDIYPMAQLSHPAAESSAEYATVDLTT from the exons ATGAAGGTCCTGCTCCTCATCCTCACCCTCTACCTCACCTCAG GTCCAGTGGACTGTGCTGAAGTGACCGGGTACACAGGAGGACGTGTCCTCATCAACTGCAAATATGGTCACACGAGATACATGAATCACACAAAGTACTTCTGCAAGATAAGCCGAGGCAAATGCACTGACAAGATTCTTTCAAAGACGCAGAACACAAGCGACCATGAAAGAAGAGTCTTCTTTGTCAATGAAACTCTGGCTGGAATTTTCAGTGTGCTCATTAAAAACGTCAGTCTGCAGGATGGTGGGACCTACAGGTGTGGAGTAGAAGACCCAGCAGTAAAGCCTACAGACGTGACACTGCAAGTGAAAGAAG ATCCTTGTTGTGGAAAGACGCTCACACAGGAAGCTCATCCAGGAGATACGGTTACCTTTACTTGTGAATATCCACAGGAGTCTAAATATCTCTCCAAATACGTGTACAAAGCTACTGATCACAACTATAGTGTGGTCATATATACTCTTGGACTATCAACACAAAATGGGAGGTTTTCTCTTTTTGACTATCAAGAAGAAAACCTCTTCAACGTGAGCATCAGTGACGtgactgaagaggatggaggagtttaCCTGTGTGGAGTTCAGGGACGAAAGCAAGGAGATCTGAACCCTTACTACTCTCTCTTCAATGAAATACAGCTTCAGGTTACAG CTTCctccatcaccaccatcatcattgtgggtgtctgtgtggctctgcTGCTGATTGGAGGATCAGCACTGATCGTCTACAAACTGACACATAAAAAGACACGAG ACTCGGCCTCCTCTTCATCAAACAGAAGAAACACAGTAAACAGCGATGAt GTTCCTCACACTCCCTTTTACGAGGAGATTCCAGACACTCGGGCAACCAGTACAGTTTATGCCACCACTCAGGATCCAGGTCCTCACACTGCTGCTAATAGAAGTGCACACCCACCCACAGCCCCCCCAGTCAAGGATATATACCCCATGGCACAACTGTCCCACCCTGCAGCCGAATCTTCTGCAGAATATGCCACTGTGGACCTCACTACATGA
- the LOC108415496 gene encoding CMRF35-like molecule 9 isoform X4, with product MKVLLLILTLYLTSGPVDCAEVTGYTGGRVLINCKYGHTRYMNHTKYFCKISRGKCTDKILSKTQNTSDHERRVFFVNETLAGIFSVLIKNVSLQDGGTYRCGVEDPAVKPTDVTLQVKEDPCCGKTLTQEAHPGDTVTFTCEYPQESKYLSKYVYKATDHNYSVVIYTLGLSTQNGRFSLFDYQEENLFNVSISDVTEEDGGVYLCGVQGRKQGDLNPYYSLFNEIQLQVTASGASGKNQIHTYIHTCTSSSVYCFISPTVSPASSITTIIIVGVCVALLLIGGSALIVYKLTHKKTRAAPVKHRALR from the exons ATGAAGGTCCTGCTCCTCATCCTCACCCTCTACCTCACCTCAG GTCCAGTGGACTGTGCTGAAGTGACCGGGTACACAGGAGGACGTGTCCTCATCAACTGCAAATATGGTCACACGAGATACATGAATCACACAAAGTACTTCTGCAAGATAAGCCGAGGCAAATGCACTGACAAGATTCTTTCAAAGACGCAGAACACAAGCGACCATGAAAGAAGAGTCTTCTTTGTCAATGAAACTCTGGCTGGAATTTTCAGTGTGCTCATTAAAAACGTCAGTCTGCAGGATGGTGGGACCTACAGGTGTGGAGTAGAAGACCCAGCAGTAAAGCCTACAGACGTGACACTGCAAGTGAAAGAAG ATCCTTGTTGTGGAAAGACGCTCACACAGGAAGCTCATCCAGGAGATACGGTTACCTTTACTTGTGAATATCCACAGGAGTCTAAATATCTCTCCAAATACGTGTACAAAGCTACTGATCACAACTATAGTGTGGTCATATATACTCTTGGACTATCAACACAAAATGGGAGGTTTTCTCTTTTTGACTATCAAGAAGAAAACCTCTTCAACGTGAGCATCAGTGACGtgactgaagaggatggaggagtttaCCTGTGTGGAGTTCAGGGACGAAAGCAAGGAGATCTGAACCCTTACTACTCTCTCTTCAATGAAATACAGCTTCAGGTTACAG CATCTGGAGCATCTGGTAAGAACCaaattcatacatacatacatacctgCACCTCATCTTCTGTGTATTGTTTCATCTCTCCAACTGTATCTCCAGCTTCctccatcaccaccatcatcattgtgggtgtctgtgtggctctgcTGCTGATTGGAGGATCAGCACTGATCGTCTACAAACTGACACATAAAAAGACACGAG ctgcgCCTGTTAAACACCGTGCACTCAGATGA
- the LOC119264701 gene encoding NLR family CARD domain-containing protein 3-like yields the protein MEKEILQETEHGAERDSTQAVCVQSSICAESRGTVIAPTLCNSHFSAPVIFNFNTSDAGRGKEHSRICDVVRTPMDPHRADTRKKEVRDELKSYTTQRCSMIYEGTSDGGDSVALTDIYTELYIVEGHTGGVSHQHEVWQIEAMSRAIAVGTPVEFCDIFKGPSDSEKLRTVLTLGIAGVGKTVSVQKFAVEWAEGKTNEDIEFVFLIPFRDLNPIMEEQYSLYKLLCYFYHQLDLRIEDVEALTGSNVIFVFDGLDESCLTLNFGCNKMVCDVTEMSSVDLLIVNLIIGNMLPSARIWITSRPAAAHQVPSKHIDLVTEVRGFSDDQKEEYFRKRVSNQEQASKIISHIKKSKSLHIMCHIPVFCWVSATVLQLMLDDDDEGEEADGQDVPTTLTGMYTNFMLYQMDLKLQKYPGRTS from the exons ATGGAGAAGGAAATACTCCAGGAAACTGAGCATGGTGCAGAAAGAG ATTCCACTCAGGCTGTCTGTGTTCAGAGCTCAATCTGTGCTGAGTCCAGGGGGACTGTGATCGCTCCCACACTGTGCAACAGCCACTTCTCAGCTCCAGTCATCTTCAACTTCAACACGAGTGATGCAGGCCGTG gAAAAGAACATTCAAGGATATGTGATG tggtcaggacccccatggaccctcacagagcag ACACAAGAAAAAAGGAAGTTCGTGATGAACTGAAGTCATACACAACACAACGATGCTCAATGATCTACGAAGGGACATCTGATGGAGGGGACAGCGTAGCTTTGACCGACATCTACACAGAGCTCTATATTGTGGAAGGTCACACTGGGGGAGTCAGTCATCAGCATGAGGTGTGGCAGATTGAAGCAATGTCAAGGGCAATTGCTGTGGGCACTCCAGTTGAGTTCTGCGACATTTTCAAAGGTCcttcagactcagaaaaactgAGGACGGTGCTGACTCTGGGTATTGCAGGGGTGGGAAAGACGGTGTCCGTGCAGAAGTTCGCTGTTGAATGGGCTGAAGGAAAAACCAATGAGGATATAGAGTTTGTGTTCTTGATACCATTCAGAGATTTGAACCCCATCATGGAGGAACAGTACAGCCTCTACAAGTTACTGTGTTACTTTTACCACCAGCTTGACCTGAGGATCGAGGATGTAGAGGCCCTCACTGGCAGTAATGTCATATTCGTTTTTGATGGTTTGGACGAGAGTTGTCTCACACTGAACTTTGGATGCAATAAAATGGTGTGTGATGTGACAGAGATGTCATCTGTTGACCTGCTGATTGTCAATCTTATCATTGGAAACATGCTTCCATCTGCTCGTATTTGGATAACCTCCCGGCCAGCTGCGGCGCATCAAGTACCCAGTAAACACATTGACCTTGTGACGGAAGTGCGAGGGTTTAGTGATGACCAGAAAGAGGAATACTTCAGGAAGAGGGTCAGCAATCAGGAACAAGCCAGCAAAATCATCTCGCACATTAAGAAATCCAAGAGCCTTCACATCATGTGCCACATCCCAGTCTTCTGTTGGGTATCTGCAACCGTGCTTCAGCTCATGTTAGACGATGACGatgaaggagaagaagcagatGGGCAAGATGTGCCCACAACTCTGACAGGAATGTACACAAACTTCATGCTTTACCAAATGGACCTGAAACTTCAGAAGTATCCAGGGAG AACCTCTTGA
- the LOC119264591 gene encoding NACHT, LRR and PYD domains-containing protein 3-like, translating to MFTEIFRKEKTIFRARAYSFVHLSIQEFLAALYVFYVYSMTRTNPLLDNTADKLKWLVKNSLFDVHKSAINKSLQNQNGHLDLFLRFLLGISLESNQTLLVNIFPQLRSTEGAEKTVQFIKQKIKKQISPERSINLLHCLNEMNDNSLVEEIKSYISSRSDHQLTPVECTALVYLLLMSTDDLEEFDLKKYLRSDEGLRRTIPLVVASRRALLKDCNLTKQSCEILARALSSRMSCLTELDLSNNNLQDPGVSLLAQGLTSPFCKLQLLKLCRCLVTEKGCSSLASALSSNLSQLRKLDVSNNHTGVKGVKMIFDIIENPSYKLEELKADHFGEIRMRKSFLSYICRLTLDPNTAHRSLCLTDEDRTVSWSMKEIPYDDHPDRFQTWKQVMCQEALSGQHYWEAEWSGSVFGVNIGVTYRGISRAGEANVSLAGRNDKSWSLHCSNYSYTALHDGKKIDLRKTPEDNFISETIAVYLDWPAGTLSFYRVSTDTLIHIYTFRTKFREPVNAVFRLIHHYAVVSL from the exons ATGTTCACTGAGATTTTCAGAAAGGAGAAGACTATATTTAGGGCCAGGGCTTACAGTTTTGTGCATCTGAGCATTCAGGAGTTTCTTGCTGCCTTGTATGTCTTTTATGTGTACAGCATGACAAGGACAAATCCTCTCCTTGATAACACTGCTGACAAATTGAAATGGCTAGTGAAAAACAGCCTCTTTGATGTTCACAAATCTGCCATCAACAAGAGTTTACAGAATCAGAACGGACACCTGGATCTCTTCCTCCGTTTCCTCCTTGGTATCTCACTGGAGTCCAATCAGACACTTCTGGTAAACATCTTCCCACAGCTGAGGTCAACTGAAGGAGCTGAGAAAACAGTCCAGTTCATCAAGCAGAAGATCAAGAAGCAGATCTCACCAGAAAGAAGCATCAATCTTCTCCACTGCCTGAATGAGATGAATGACAACTCGTTGGTGGAGGAGATTAAGAGTTATATTAGTTCTAGATCAGATCATCAGCTCACGCCTGTGGAGTGCACCGCCCTCGTTTATCTACTCCTGATGTCAACGGATGACCTAGAGGAATTTGACTTGAAGAAATATCTCAGGTCAGATGAGGGTCTGCGGAGAACAATACCACTAGTTGTCGCATCTAGAAGAGCATT GCTGAAAGACTGTAATCTGACTAAACAGAGCTGTGAGATTCTGGCTCGTGCCCTCAGCTCCAGAATGTCATGCTTAACAGAACTAGACCTGAGTAACAATAACCTGCAAGACCCTGGAGTATCACTGCTAGCTCAGGGGCTTACGAGTCCATTCTGcaaacttcagctgctcaa GCTGTGTAGGTGTCTTGTAACAGAAAAAGGGTGTTCATCTCTGGCTTCTGCTCTGAGTTCAAACCTCTCGCAGCTCAGAAAGCTGGATGTCAGTAATAACCACACTGGAGTGAAAGGAGTGAAGATGATCTTTGACATAATAGAAAATCCAAGCTACAAACTGGAAGAACTTAA AGCGGACCATTTTGGGGAGATTCGAATGAGGAAGAGCTTTTTGAGTT ATATCTGTCGGCTCACTCTGGACCCCAACACTGCTcatcgctctctctgtctgacggATGAGGACAGGACAGTGTCATGGAGCATGAAGGAGATCCCCTACGATGACCATCCAGACAGATTCCAAACGTGGAAGCAAGTAATGTGTCAGGAGGCTCTATCTGGGCAGCATTACTGGGAGGCCGAGTGGAGTGGGAGTGTGTTTGGGGTAAATATAGGGGTCACATACAGAGGAATCAGCAGGGCTGGAGAGGCGAACGTCTCCTTGGCAGGTCGCAATGACAAATcctggagtctacactgctccAATTACAGCTATACTGCTTTGCACGATGGCAAGAAAATCGACCTCAGAAAAACACCAGAGGACAACTTCATTTCTGAGACGATAGCGGTGTATCTGGACTGGCCGGCCGGGACTCTGTCCTTCTACAGAGTCAGCACTGATACTCTGATCCACATATACACGTTCCGTACGAAGTTCAGAGAGCCTGTCAACGCTGTGTTCAGACTGATCCATCACTACGCTGTGGTGTCCCTGTAG
- the LOC108415494 gene encoding zinc finger protein 239-like, translating into MCSVKLLDCKKLINPDNHVYTNVPSQLLPSNENRCINGEKIQKKGMSRRGKPQKSSSSSLHFNRHGKQNRRRSCPCSECGKFYQWSDLKAHQVTHIKEKAHKCSKCSKSFRTATRILQRIHIGERSYQCIQCHKAFTCSEYLRKHQRIHTGETYKCASCGKWFSSPSSLLQHQRIHTGEKPYQCSQCGKAFSQSSNLKKHQRLHTGEKPYQCSQCGKTFPCSSNLKKHQRLYTGEKPYQCSQCGKTFPQSSNLKTHQQVHTGEKPYQCSQCWKAFSQSSNLKTHQRLHTGEKPYQCSQCWKAFSQSSNLKTHQRLHTGEKPY; encoded by the exons ATGTGTTCAGTGAAGCTGCTGGACTGCAAGAAACTGATCAACCCTGACAACCATGTCTATACCA ATGTGCCAAGCCAGTTGTTGCCCAGCAATGAGAATAGATGTATAAATGGAGAAAAGATTCAGAAGAAAGGGATGAGCAGAAGAGGAAAGCCTCAGAAatcttcctcatcttcacttcacttcaaCAGACATGGTAAACAGAACAGAAGGAGGTCTTGTCCCTGCTCAGAGTGTGGTAAGTTCTACCAATGGTCAGACCTTAAAGCCCATCAGGTGACGCATATTAAAGAAAAGGCTCACAAGTGCTCTAAGTGCAGCAAGTCCTTCAGGACCGCAACAAGAATTCTCCAGAGGATTCATATTGGAGAGCGGTCTTACCAATGCATTCAGTGTCATAAGGCTTTCACATGCTCAGAGTACCTTAGAAAGCATCAGAGAATTCACACCGGAGAGACTTACAAGTGCGCCTCGTGTGGAAAGTGGTTCTCCAGCCCATCGTCATTGTTGCAGCATCAAAGAATTCACACGGGAGAAAAGCCTTACCAGTGTTCTCAGTGTGGGAAAGCCTTCTCTCAGTCGTCTAACCTTAAAAAACATCAGCGATTACATACTGGAGAAAAGCCTTACCAGTGTTCTCAGTGTGGGAAAACCTTCCCTTGCTCTTCCAACCTTAAAAAACATCAGCGATTATATACTGGAGAAAAGCCTTACCAGTGTTCTCAGTGTGGGAAAACCTTCCCTCAGTCTTCTAACCTCAAAACACATCAGCAAGTACATACTGGAGAAAAGCCTTACCAGTGTTCTCAGTGTTGGAAAGCCTTCTCTCAGTCTTCTAACCTTAAAACACATCAGCGATTACATACTGGAGAAAAGCCTTACCAGTGTTCTCAGTGTTGGAAAGCCTTCTCTCAGTCTTCTAACCTTAAAACACATCAGCGATTACATACTGGAGAAAAGCCTTACTAG